A genomic stretch from Prionailurus bengalensis isolate Pbe53 chromosome E2, Fcat_Pben_1.1_paternal_pri, whole genome shotgun sequence includes:
- the ZNF175 gene encoding zinc finger protein 175 codes for MPTQLWAPGKKGLAHKRDREVKPRGDMTAGENLPQRSQALGSEEQDGPCEVSVSFEDVTMDFSREEWEQLGPAQRCLYWDVMLEICSHLLSLGYPIPRPEMIFRMEKEEEPWIREAQLPHQWHPEGEFGLKTSRQKIFEKASFRDGKELAAPGGGSRCSVLGDVNPTTRGLQKQGKPSRHGALLSRETPDTERDRGCKVPGKIAPVKPHLVSPQKRPPKRGSFAKSLKPNLEGSPQKQSDDTEHLDGTVSSGRLLPHSPSGPGYKNVRPGENLCEGNPHTKVGSRKPPHAQHRVHTWEKPDKCAECGRGFGQKPPLEQQRFHGVENLQESGKCTTSLAPRPDLSAYLPAHAGHVPYICKECGKVFAQRSELTTHQKSHARQKPHKCQECGKAFFQALSLFRHQRTHTRGKLYECGECGKGFSQKSTLAIHQKIHAGERQYACGECGKAFTQKSALSLHRRIHSGEKAYACLACGQAFVQKAHLTVHQRSHTGEKPYKCSDCGRAFICKSQLDIHRRIHTGEKPYECRDCAKAFTQKSHLNMHRKIHTGERQHVCRDCGKAFTQKSILNMHQRTHTGEKPYKCSDCGRAFTSKSQFREHQRVHTGEKPYVCAECGKAFNGRSNFHKHQMTHTRGKTFACHTCGTAFGQKSELMAHRRTHVGQRPHECGDCGKSFSKKPQLQVHRRIHTGETPYACPQCGKAFNNRSNFNKHQITHTRNRPYESSYCMKGITQTSVPSMHQQ; via the exons GTATCAGTGTCATTTGAGGATGTGACCATGGACTTCAGCAGGGAGGAGTGGGAGCAGCTGGGCCCCGCCCAGAGATGCCTGTACTGGGACGTGATGCTGGAGATCTGCAGCCACCTCCTCTCCCTGG GGTACCCCATTCCCAGGCCAGAGATGATTTTCAggatggaaaaggaagaggagccATGGATAAGGGAGGCTCAGCTCCCACATCAGTGGCATCCAG AAGGGGAGTTTGGACTGAAAACCTCACgacagaaaatttttgaaaaagcttCGTTTCGTGACGGTAAGGAACTTGCGGCCCCGGGAGGCGGGTCACGGTGCTCCGTCTTGGGAGATGTGAACCCCACAACGAGGGGTCTGCAGAAGCAAGGGAAACCTTCGCGGCACGGGGCTCTCCTCAGTAGGGAAACACCGGATACAGAGAGAGACCGCGGGTGTAAAGTCCCGGGAAAAATCGCTCCTGTGAAGCCCCATCTTGTTTCTCCACAAAAAAGACCTCCTAAACGTGGCTCATTTGCGAAAAGTTTGAAGCCCAACCTAGAAGGAAGTCCTCAAAAGCAAAGCGACGACACAGAACACCTCGATGGGACTGTCAGCTCTGGCCGGCTACTCCCCCATAGCCCTTCCGGTCCTGGCTACAAGAACGTTCGTCCAGGAGAGAACCTGTGTGAAGGGAATCCACATACGAAAGTCGGCAGCCGTAAACCGCCACACGCACAACATCGAGTTCATACCTGGGAGAAACCCGATAAATGTGCCGAATGTGGCAGGGGCTTCGGCCAGAAGCCACCCCTCGAGCAGCAGAGATTCCACGGCGTGGAAAACCTCCAGGAGAGCGGGAAATGCACGACGAGCCTTGCCCCGCGGCCAGACCTCAGCGCGTATCTGCCCGCTCACGCAGGACACGTTCCGTACATATGTAAGGAGTGCGGGAAAGTCTTCGCTCAGAGGTCGGAACTGACGACACACCAGAAAAGCCACGCTAGACAGAAGCCCCACAAATGCCaggaatgtggaaaagcctttttCCAGGCGTTATCTCTCTTCAGACACCAGAGAACCCACACTCGAGGGAAGCTCTACGAGTGCGGCGAGTGTGGGAAAGGCTTCTCCCAGAAGTCCACCCTCGCCATCCATCAGAAAATCCACGCCGGCGAGCGGCAGTATGCGTGCGGCgagtgtgggaaggccttcaCCCAGAAGTCCGCGCTCAGCCTGCACCGGAGGATCCACTCGGGGGAGAAGGCCTACGCGTGCCTCGCGTGCGGCCAGGCCTTCGTGCAGAAGGCCCACCTGACCGTGCATCAGAGAAGCCACACCGGAGAGAAGCCCTACAAGTGCAGCGACTGCGGGAGAGCCTTCATTTGCAAGTCGCAGCTCGACATACATCGCCGCATCCACACCGGGGAGAAGCCGTACGAGTGCCGTGACTGTGCAAAAGCCTTCACGCAGAAGTCACACCTCAACATGCACCGGAAGATCCACAcgggagagagacagcacgtgtgCCGTGACTGCGGCAAGGCCTTCACCCAGAAGTCCATCCTCAACATGCACCAGCGCACCCACACCGGAGAGAAGCCCTACAAGTGCAGCGACTGCGGCAGAGCCTTCACCTCCAAGTCACAGTTCAGAGAGCACCAGCGGGTCCACACGGGCGAGAAACCCTACGTGTGCGCCGAGTGTGGGAAGGCTTTCAACGGCAGGTCCAATTTCCACAAACATCAGATGACTCACACGAGAGGGAAGACCTTTGCCTGCCACACATGCGGGACCGCCTTTGGCCAGAAATCAGAGCTGATGGCACATCGGAGAACTCACGTCGGACAGAGGCCTCACGAATGCGGGGACTGCGGGAAATCCTTCAGTAAGAAACCACAGCTCCAAGTGCACCGGCGAATTCACACGGGAGAGACGCCCTATGCATGTCCTcagtgtgggaaggccttcaaCAACAGATCCAATTTTAATAAACACCAAATAACTCATACCAGAAACAGACCTTATGAGAGCAGTTATTGCATGAAAGGCATTACCCAGACATCCGTTCCCAGTATGCATCAGCAATAA